CAGTTTTCTGCACACGGGCCACGGCTGCATCTCTATGACTACGCTGAGCGCCAGTGGCACTGCCTGATGAACTGGCAGCATGCCACCATGTACCTGTTCTTTGGCCTGGCAGGGGCCGTGTCTCTGACCGTCCATGCCACCGGCTCTGCCCCGCTCGCCCTGGACCGCATGCTGCTTGGCGTGGCATTCTTCACTGAGGGTAAGGAAAAGGGTGCAAGATGTTCATCTGTTAAGTACTGGGCTGGCTGTTTTTCTTTCCTGGGGCCCCTTTGCTTTCCATTCTCTAAGgcagaggtgtcaaactccagtcctggagggccgccgTGTCTGCTGGTTTCAGCACGGGAGATacatttcattggctaaagagtccacacaccttgttctgaaGGCCTTAATTGTCTGTTGGttgaaaggaaacatttggTATTTGTTGTTTCCTTTCAACCAACAGACAATTAAGGCCTtcaaacaaggtgtgtggactctttagccaatgaaagacttagaAATGTATCTCCCGTGCTGAAAGcagcagacaccgcggccctccaggactgtttgacacccctgctctaaagcctGACTCCAGTCCTGACTCCCCCTCCCGCTGCTCCTGCAGGGTTTCTGTTTCTGCACCACCTGCATGGGCGGGCCATGCTAGACGCACACATTCACCAGCTGCTGCTCTACGCCGTGTTTGGAGGGGCGGCGACCGCGTGCCTGGAGGTCTTCCACCGGGGGAACGTCCTGCTGGAGCTGCTGAGGGCCTCGCTCTGCCTGCTGCAGGGCAGCTGGCtctgggaggtgtgtgtgtgcgtgtgtgtgcgtgtgcgtgtgtgtaatatgttattcattacattacattattggtatttggcagacgctcttatccaaagcgacgtacagttgattagactaagcaggagacaatcctcccctggagcaatgcagggttaagggccttgctcaagggcccaatggctgtgcgaatcttattgtggctacaccgggattagaaccaccgaccttgcgtgtcctagtcgtttactttaaccactacgctacaggaaaAGCTGTGAAAAGCATTCGGCATAGAGTATAAGACATAATTGTGcattaaatatgtttaatttgtCAATTTGTTCCGTGCAGAGGTTGTGTTAACATATTTTCACTAAATAAACAAGTCTGAAgtatatttattaatgtatacatttatatgTGTGCTTgcaggtgagtgagtgtatgtgtactgtatgtatatgtaaatatagccgatctaaaatggccgcctgtgtTCAGTAGCATTGTGTGACCGTCTCAGTCTCTCCTTTGCATCCTGCAGATTGCCTTTGTTCTTTACCCGCCCAGTGGGGTGGCAGAGTGGGACCTGAAGGACCACAGCAACCTGATGTTCGTCACCATGTGCTACTGCTGGCACTTTGGCTTCTCCCTCCtcactgtgtctgcagtgtactgcactgtgtgctGGTGAGAGCTCCTCATTCTGCCCCGCTCCTGAccgcacacacagctgcagaaGTGACAGCTGGTCTCTGCTCATCACTCTGC
This region of Conger conger chromosome 17, fConCon1.1, whole genome shotgun sequence genomic DNA includes:
- the LOC133117091 gene encoding transmembrane protein 45A-like, coding for MGNFKGHALPGSMFLVVGLWWAGKSSFWYATRSKQSAAHLSSRAVQRRLEVIEGATILSFSVIGMLAEQFSAHGPRLHLYDYAERQWHCLMNWQHATMYLFFGLAGAVSLTVHATGSAPLALDRMLLGVAFFTEGFLFLHHLHGRAMLDAHIHQLLLYAVFGGAATACLEVFHRGNVLLELLRASLCLLQGSWLWEIAFVLYPPSGVAEWDLKDHSNLMFVTMCYCWHFGFSLLTVSAVYCTVCWVVQSKLKRTQPMELGLLKTTDKEQESEDEI